In Bacteroidota bacterium, a single window of DNA contains:
- a CDS encoding MBL fold metallo-hydrolase, with amino-acid sequence MKLKFWGVRGSIPTPGKATVRYGGNTPSLELRLDNDELIIFDAGTGIRGLGDYLIANGESLNTYLLITHPHWDHIQGFPFFKPALISGNEITIIGTERKEVNLQRIIADQMNRIYFPVQLNELKAKINFRPIGEEEFTIFGAHVRTVYVNHPGFTVGYRLEYKGKTLVYISDNEPFDREIAAHITNFEKIVQDKYASGSGDPNQRVFDFARNADVLIHDCTYTPEEYVDKVGWGHSHYLFTLKVAAEANARHLVLFHHEPNRSDEKVDDILLKCKKEIKTKNFKFECTAAREGLELSW; translated from the coding sequence ATGAAATTAAAATTCTGGGGTGTCCGCGGTTCAATCCCGACACCCGGCAAAGCGACCGTCCGTTACGGCGGAAATACTCCCTCGCTCGAACTCCGGCTCGATAACGACGAGCTGATCATTTTTGACGCCGGCACCGGGATTCGGGGGCTCGGCGATTATCTGATCGCGAACGGAGAATCGCTCAACACCTATCTCCTCATCACCCATCCACATTGGGATCACATCCAGGGATTCCCTTTTTTTAAGCCGGCACTCATTTCGGGAAACGAGATCACGATCATCGGCACCGAGCGTAAAGAGGTGAACCTTCAGCGGATCATCGCCGACCAGATGAACAGGATCTATTTCCCTGTCCAGTTGAACGAGCTCAAAGCGAAGATCAATTTCCGCCCTATCGGGGAAGAGGAGTTCACGATCTTCGGCGCCCATGTGCGCACGGTCTATGTGAACCATCCCGGCTTCACCGTGGGATACCGGCTCGAGTACAAAGGGAAAACGCTCGTCTACATCAGCGACAACGAGCCGTTCGACAGGGAGATCGCCGCACACATTACGAACTTCGAAAAAATCGTCCAGGACAAATATGCTTCCGGTTCCGGCGATCCCAACCAGCGCGTCTTCGATTTTGCGCGAAACGCGGATGTGTTGATCCACGACTGCACGTACACGCCGGAAGAATATGTCGACAAGGTCGGCTGGGGACATTCTCACTATCTCTTCACCCTCAAGGTCGCCGCGGAAGCGAACGCGCGCCATCTCGTGTTGTTCCATCACGAACCGAACCGAAGCGACGAAAAGGTCGACGACATCCTCCTCAAGTGCAAAAAAGAAATCAAGACGAAGAACTTCAAGTTCGAATGCACGGCGGCGCGCGAGGGGTTGGAGCTTTCGTGGTAG
- a CDS encoding DUF494 family protein, protein MREKIVEIIVYLMGELRNNIPLGEIDLSVLTNSGYTPTEISTAFSWLYEKINLGENLVKEVSKSSPHSHRVLHDAERMVFTPEAYGYLIQLRELGLITGEDIETVIDRVMLADYVTAGVEEAKSIVASILLDGDDSRGSGSRVMFNGKDTIH, encoded by the coding sequence ATGCGCGAGAAAATAGTAGAGATCATTGTGTATCTGATGGGCGAGCTGCGGAACAACATTCCGCTCGGAGAGATCGATCTGAGCGTCCTGACCAACAGCGGTTATACGCCGACGGAGATCAGCACTGCCTTCAGTTGGTTGTACGAGAAGATCAATCTCGGCGAGAATCTGGTCAAGGAGGTCTCGAAGAGTTCGCCTCATTCGCACCGGGTCTTGCACGATGCGGAGCGGATGGTATTCACGCCGGAAGCCTACGGATACCTGATACAGCTCCGCGAACTCGGCCTCATTACCGGCGAGGACATCGAGACGGTCATCGACAGGGTCATGCTCGCGGACTATGTGACCGCCGGCGTGGAGGAGGCCAAGTCGATCGTCGCGTCGATCTTGCTCGATGGGGACGACAGCCGCGGCTCGGGAAGCAGGGTCATGTTCAACGGGAAAGACACAATTCATTGA
- the topA gene encoding type I DNA topoisomerase translates to MSKSLIIVESPSKAKTINKYLGKDYVVEASVGHIKNLPKSKLGVDVDNKFAVSYETISGKEDVIEKLQRLSESADKVYIATDPDREGEAIASDIAQEIDSKNKNIFRVLFHEITPSGIAEAMASPKKIDQHLVDSQRARRAMDRVVGYKLSPFIWKTVYYGLSAGRVQSVALRLICEREEHIKKFIPEEYWSITGEFQAEASEPFYAKLVKVDGTDPKIPDTTTAEGYAAEIRKQSYTIGEIQKKTVKRIAPPPFITSTLQQEAASRLRFSAKRTMMLAQKLYEGIDLGEEGIVGLITYMRTDSTRLSEEAVTAVRGYIYDSYGPEYLPKEPHQFKKRKESQDAHEAIRPTSITLAPKHVKKHLEKDIYALYELIWNRFVACQMTAATFEQVSVDITGGEYTFRATGSVPLFRGFLQVYDDLAEEKGTVEDEDPTSKIPADLKMGQHASLRNVLPKQHFTKPPARYTESSLVKELESLGIGRPSTYAAIVGTIVDRKYVDQQDRKLFATQLGMVVTKLLVHSFPKVLNVKFTALMEEELDTIASGKNNYVQVMEDFYHPFIESLHHVEKDAGKIKKSLQEETDEKCELCGKPMIIKWGRYGQFKACTGYPACKNRKPLDEDAEKLQHVVGLKCRQCGGDLVVKGGPFGTFLGCSNYPKCNYTQPISTGVKCPKCKEGDVIERKTKRKRNFYGCSRYPDCDFVSWDKPIMQECEHCKNPYLVQKSSKKKGDYLLCPNCKEEFIREETAIAV, encoded by the coding sequence ATGAGTAAGTCGTTAATCATCGTAGAGTCCCCGTCGAAAGCGAAGACGATCAACAAATATCTTGGGAAGGATTATGTCGTCGAGGCTTCGGTCGGACATATCAAAAATTTGCCAAAGAGCAAGCTGGGCGTCGATGTCGACAACAAGTTCGCCGTTTCGTACGAAACAATCTCCGGAAAAGAAGACGTCATCGAAAAACTCCAGCGCCTTTCTGAAAGCGCTGATAAGGTCTACATCGCCACTGACCCTGACCGTGAAGGGGAGGCCATTGCATCCGACATCGCGCAGGAGATCGATTCCAAGAATAAGAATATCTTTCGCGTCCTGTTCCATGAAATTACGCCGAGCGGGATAGCGGAGGCGATGGCGTCGCCTAAAAAGATCGACCAGCATCTCGTCGATTCCCAACGGGCGCGGCGGGCGATGGACCGGGTTGTCGGCTACAAGCTCAGCCCGTTCATATGGAAGACGGTCTACTACGGCCTTTCTGCGGGCCGGGTGCAGTCGGTAGCCCTCCGCCTCATCTGCGAGAGGGAAGAGCATATCAAGAAGTTCATTCCCGAAGAGTACTGGTCTATCACAGGCGAGTTTCAGGCGGAAGCCTCTGAGCCGTTCTATGCAAAATTGGTGAAGGTCGACGGAACGGATCCGAAGATTCCCGATACGACAACGGCGGAAGGATATGCCGCCGAGATCCGGAAACAATCGTATACGATCGGCGAAATCCAGAAGAAAACCGTCAAGCGCATCGCTCCGCCGCCGTTTATCACCAGCACGCTGCAGCAGGAAGCCGCAAGCAGGCTCCGGTTCTCGGCAAAACGGACAATGATGCTGGCGCAGAAGCTGTATGAAGGCATCGACCTCGGAGAAGAAGGCATCGTCGGATTGATCACGTATATGCGTACGGATTCGACGCGTCTCAGCGAAGAAGCGGTGACCGCGGTCCGCGGCTATATCTATGATTCGTATGGCCCCGAATACCTTCCCAAGGAGCCGCATCAATTCAAAAAAAGAAAAGAATCGCAGGACGCCCACGAGGCGATCCGCCCGACGTCGATCACGCTGGCGCCCAAGCATGTAAAAAAGCATCTCGAAAAGGACATTTACGCTCTCTATGAACTGATCTGGAATCGTTTTGTCGCATGCCAGATGACGGCGGCGACGTTCGAGCAGGTTTCCGTCGACATCACGGGGGGCGAATATACTTTCAGGGCGACCGGTTCGGTTCCGCTGTTCAGGGGATTCCTTCAGGTGTACGACGATTTGGCCGAAGAAAAAGGAACTGTGGAGGACGAAGATCCGACATCCAAGATACCGGCGGATCTCAAGATGGGACAGCATGCATCGCTGCGGAATGTCCTGCCGAAGCAGCATTTCACGAAGCCGCCTGCACGGTATACCGAGAGCAGCCTAGTGAAAGAGCTGGAATCGCTCGGCATCGGGCGGCCCAGCACGTACGCGGCGATCGTCGGGACGATCGTCGACCGCAAGTACGTTGACCAGCAGGATCGAAAGCTTTTCGCCACGCAGCTGGGCATGGTGGTGACGAAGCTGCTTGTCCACAGCTTTCCCAAAGTGCTCAACGTGAAATTTACCGCGCTGATGGAGGAGGAACTCGACACCATTGCGTCGGGGAAGAATAATTACGTTCAGGTGATGGAAGATTTCTACCACCCGTTTATCGAATCGCTCCATCACGTGGAAAAGGATGCGGGAAAAATCAAAAAGTCCCTGCAGGAAGAGACGGACGAAAAGTGCGAGCTGTGCGGCAAGCCGATGATCATCAAGTGGGGTCGCTACGGGCAATTTAAGGCGTGCACCGGTTATCCCGCGTGCAAGAACAGAAAACCTCTTGACGAAGATGCCGAAAAGCTGCAGCACGTGGTCGGATTAAAATGCAGACAATGCGGAGGCGACCTCGTTGTCAAAGGGGGACCCTTCGGCACCTTTTTGGGTTGTTCGAATTACCCGAAGTGCAACTACACCCAGCCGATCTCGACGGGGGTGAAATGTCCGAAATGCAAGGAGGGGGACGTGATAGAGCGGAAGACCAAACGGAAGAGAAATTTCTACGGATGCTCGCGGTACCCCGATTGCGATTTTGTCTCATGGGACAAACCGATCATGCAGGAGTGCGAACATTGCAAGAATCCGTACCTCGTCCAAAAGAGCTCGAAGAAAAAAGGGGACTATTTGTTGTGCCCGAATTGCAAGGAAGAATTCATTCGCGAAGAAACGGCAATTGCAGTTTAA
- the malQ gene encoding 4-alpha-glucanotransferase has translation MRFPRSSGVLLHPTSLPGPHGSGDFGPAAYHFIDWLVVAGQKLWQILPLGPVGLGNSPYMGLSAFAGNPLLIDLSELEHKGWIRGEDLSAANSFTTTHVDFGKVIPFRTKMLHLASKNFFTHSSPGDKAEFEAFVQQSKSWLDDYALFMALKSENDGREWCEWGHDIAQRKPTALEKARVELSEEVKFWKFTQWCFSRQWTALKKYANEKGIQIVGDIPIFTAFQSADVWSHPELFSLDENLRPTVVAGVPPDYFSATGQRWGNPLYRWDVMERDGFAWWIDRIKNTLALVDIVRIDHFRGFAAYWEIPAEEKTAVHGRWIDGPKEQLFDTVLLKLGKLPIIAEDLGLMTDDVIALRDRFNFPGMKVLQFAFAGDPKNSFLPHNYSPNVVVYTGTHDNDTTIGWFKSATEREQAFAKKYIGTEGKEIHWDLIRLASQSVADMAIYPMQDVLGLGAEARMNLPGKASGYWEWRFTWDQVVPAHASRLYELTALYKRCPPERLELPAYPHGKKMP, from the coding sequence ATGCGATTTCCACGAAGCAGCGGAGTTCTACTTCACCCCACTTCTCTTCCGGGACCTCACGGTTCGGGAGATTTCGGTCCGGCCGCGTATCATTTCATCGATTGGCTCGTCGTTGCCGGTCAGAAGTTATGGCAAATTCTTCCTCTCGGCCCTGTCGGGCTCGGGAATTCTCCCTACATGGGGTTGTCAGCGTTCGCCGGCAATCCGCTGCTCATCGACCTCTCCGAGCTTGAACATAAAGGGTGGATCCGCGGTGAAGATCTTTCGGCAGCGAATTCTTTCACGACGACGCATGTCGATTTCGGAAAGGTCATCCCGTTCCGCACAAAAATGCTGCACCTTGCCTCAAAGAACTTTTTCACGCATTCATCCCCCGGCGATAAAGCCGAGTTCGAGGCGTTCGTTCAACAGAGTAAGAGCTGGCTGGACGATTACGCGTTATTCATGGCGCTGAAGAGCGAGAACGACGGCAGGGAATGGTGCGAGTGGGGCCATGACATCGCTCAGCGAAAACCGACCGCGCTGGAAAAAGCGCGCGTTGAATTGAGCGAAGAGGTCAAATTCTGGAAGTTCACTCAGTGGTGTTTTTCCCGGCAATGGACCGCGCTCAAGAAGTACGCGAACGAGAAAGGGATCCAGATCGTCGGCGACATTCCGATCTTTACCGCATTTCAAAGCGCCGACGTCTGGTCGCATCCGGAGCTGTTCTCGCTCGACGAGAATCTTCGGCCGACGGTCGTCGCCGGGGTTCCGCCGGACTATTTCAGCGCGACTGGTCAGCGTTGGGGAAATCCGCTGTACCGATGGGATGTGATGGAGCGCGACGGCTTCGCCTGGTGGATCGACCGCATTAAGAACACCCTTGCGCTCGTGGACATCGTGCGCATCGACCACTTCCGGGGCTTCGCAGCGTATTGGGAAATACCGGCGGAAGAGAAGACCGCCGTGCATGGCCGGTGGATTGACGGCCCAAAGGAACAACTGTTCGATACGGTATTGCTGAAGCTCGGCAAGCTTCCCATCATCGCAGAAGACCTCGGTCTTATGACCGATGACGTGATTGCGCTGCGCGACAGGTTCAATTTCCCCGGCATGAAGGTCCTGCAATTTGCTTTTGCCGGTGATCCGAAGAACTCGTTCCTTCCCCACAATTATTCCCCCAATGTAGTCGTCTACACGGGGACGCACGACAACGACACGACCATCGGCTGGTTCAAAAGCGCAACGGAGCGCGAGCAGGCGTTTGCCAAGAAATATATCGGCACGGAGGGGAAGGAAATCCACTGGGACCTCATCCGCCTCGCATCCCAGTCGGTCGCCGATATGGCCATTTACCCGATGCAGGATGTGCTGGGCCTCGGGGCTGAAGCGCGCATGAACTTGCCGGGCAAAGCGTCGGGATATTGGGAATGGAGGTTCACCTGGGACCAGGTCGTTCCTGCGCATGCCTCGCGTCTTTATGAGCTCACAGCGCTCTACAAGCGCTGTCCTCCCGAACGCCTTGAGCTCCCGGCGTATCCGCACGGGAAAAAAATGCCGTAG
- a CDS encoding gamma carbonic anhydrase family protein: MSIVPYRGIQPKIHPSVFMAEGAHVIGDVEIGKDSSVWFNAVVRGDVNFIRIGERTNIQDASVLHVTHERYPLIIGSNVTVGHSAVVHAATVHDCCLIGMGAIVLDNARIGPYSLIAAGAVVVGDSLIPEGMLAAGVPAKVVRPLTEEERRSLVRSAQNYVDYVATYRI, from the coding sequence ATGAGCATCGTCCCGTATCGCGGAATTCAACCGAAGATCCATCCGAGCGTGTTTATGGCCGAAGGGGCGCACGTGATCGGGGATGTGGAGATCGGAAAAGACAGCAGCGTATGGTTCAATGCCGTTGTCCGGGGGGACGTCAACTTCATCCGCATCGGGGAACGGACCAATATCCAGGATGCGAGCGTGCTTCATGTAACCCATGAGCGATATCCTTTGATCATCGGGTCGAACGTGACGGTGGGTCACAGCGCCGTCGTTCATGCCGCGACGGTTCACGATTGCTGCCTGATCGGCATGGGAGCGATCGTGCTCGACAACGCCCGGATCGGCCCGTACTCCCTTATTGCCGCGGGCGCGGTTGTCGTTGGGGACTCATTGATTCCGGAGGGGATGTTGGCGGCCGGTGTACCGGCAAAAGTGGTCCGTCCGCTGACTGAGGAGGAGCGTCGATCGCTTGTTCGATCCGCTCAAAATTACGTTGACTATGTTGCGACATACAGAATCTAA
- a CDS encoding S41 family peptidase, producing the protein MKKRFSTPIVVLLVLVSILGGMQLNTLISGDTIYEQLGKFKDVLSLTEKYYVDPVDTQKLTESAIKGLLNDLDPHSVYIDAKQLTKVNEEFQGKFEGIGIEFAIVNDTINVVQPIGGGPSAQLGILPNDKIVKIDGKSAIGFDNDQVMKGLKGPKGTKVSVTIMRPGEKELLDYEIVRDVIPFYSVDVSFMLDDEVGYINVTRFAETTNAEMLSALQKLKAQGMKRLVLDLRFNPGGYLDQAVKMADLFLDGDPTTGQRKIVYTKGRRPDFNEEYYATTNSEFEKIPLIILVSNGTASASEIVAGAIQDWDRGLIVGETSFGKGLVQRQFELADKSAFRLTIARYYTPSGRLIQRSYAEGKEKYQREAFERKETEGENITHSEESDSTRPVFKTASGRKIYGGGGITPDYIVKPEDATPLTITIRNRNLFYEFTTGYLAEHAKELKEKYKGDFQTFDRGFEVDDALLNEFVAFVKGKKVDFNEEQFAKDKEYTRDRLKAHIARNFWGNDGWYPVILRSDNQLKKALSIFPEAAKIAKLQ; encoded by the coding sequence ATGAAGAAGAGATTTTCTACGCCGATTGTTGTGCTGTTGGTTCTGGTCTCAATATTGGGGGGCATGCAGCTCAACACGCTCATCTCCGGCGACACCATCTATGAGCAGCTGGGCAAATTCAAGGATGTCCTGAGCCTGACGGAAAAATACTACGTCGATCCGGTTGACACCCAAAAACTGACAGAGTCGGCCATCAAAGGGCTGCTGAACGACCTTGACCCGCATTCGGTCTATATCGATGCAAAGCAGCTGACCAAGGTGAACGAAGAATTCCAGGGAAAGTTCGAAGGCATCGGCATTGAATTCGCCATCGTCAACGATACGATCAACGTCGTGCAGCCGATCGGCGGAGGTCCGAGCGCACAGCTGGGGATACTGCCGAACGATAAGATCGTCAAGATCGACGGGAAGAGCGCGATCGGTTTTGACAACGACCAGGTCATGAAAGGATTGAAAGGTCCGAAGGGAACAAAGGTCTCCGTTACGATCATGCGTCCGGGGGAAAAGGAACTTCTCGATTATGAAATAGTCCGCGACGTGATTCCATTTTACAGCGTCGATGTCTCCTTCATGCTGGACGATGAGGTCGGCTACATTAACGTTACCCGATTTGCCGAAACCACCAATGCCGAAATGCTCAGCGCGCTTCAAAAGCTCAAAGCGCAGGGGATGAAACGGCTTGTGCTCGATTTGCGGTTCAACCCGGGGGGCTATCTCGACCAGGCAGTGAAGATGGCCGACTTGTTCCTCGACGGAGATCCGACGACCGGGCAGCGAAAGATCGTCTATACGAAGGGCCGCCGTCCCGATTTCAACGAGGAGTACTATGCCACTACGAACAGCGAGTTTGAGAAGATCCCGCTGATCATCCTGGTATCAAACGGGACCGCATCGGCAAGCGAAATTGTTGCCGGCGCGATCCAGGATTGGGATCGAGGGTTGATCGTCGGAGAGACCAGTTTCGGAAAAGGACTCGTGCAGCGGCAGTTTGAGCTGGCGGATAAGTCTGCGTTCCGGCTGACCATTGCGCGATATTACACGCCGAGCGGTCGCCTCATCCAGCGGTCATACGCCGAGGGAAAGGAGAAATACCAGCGTGAGGCATTCGAGCGGAAGGAAACCGAAGGGGAGAATATCACCCACTCGGAAGAAAGCGATTCTACCCGGCCGGTATTCAAGACAGCCTCAGGAAGAAAGATCTACGGAGGCGGAGGAATCACGCCCGACTACATTGTGAAGCCCGAAGATGCAACCCCGCTCACGATAACGATCAGGAACAGGAATCTGTTCTATGAATTCACGACCGGATACCTGGCCGAGCATGCGAAAGAGCTGAAAGAGAAATACAAGGGGGATTTCCAGACCTTCGACCGGGGGTTTGAAGTGGACGACGCGCTTTTGAACGAATTTGTCGCGTTCGTGAAAGGAAAGAAAGTCGATTTCAATGAAGAGCAGTTTGCGAAGGATAAGGAATATACAAGAGACCGGCTGAAAGCACACATCGCAAGAAACTTCTGGGGAAATGACGGATGGTACCCTGTGATTCTGAGGTCTGATAATCAACTGAAGAAGGCGCTCTCCATTTTCCCGGAGGCAGCGAAGATCGCGAAGCTTCAATGA
- the lysS gene encoding lysine--tRNA ligase, which translates to MDQHEYQQELNTLMARRRDELDQLRKAGIEPYPYEYARDAFSSDILASFKDEEPQRTVTVAGRIMSLRRMGKASFCHIQDSKGKIQIYLKRDDLGAVYDAFRLLDIGDIIGVKGFIFRTKMGEVSVHAGELTLLTKSLRPLPVVKEKVDESGNKVVFDPFADKELRYRQRYVDLVVNPSVKDVLTKRTLILRTVRKFLDERGYLEVETPALQPLYGGASARPFITHHNALDIPLYLRIADELYLKRLIVGGFDGVYEIAKDFRNEGMDRTHNPEFTMMEVYVAYRDYLWMMELVEQMIHSVAVALNGSAKVTLGDHEIDFTPPWKRLTMFGAIEEQTGRNLRGKDEQQLRSAAKELHVDLDPAAGPGKIVDEIFSVKVQPHLIQPTFIMDYPVEMSPLAKKHRSEPGLVERFEGMVNGQEICNAFSELNDPLDQRARFEEQVRLKERGDDEAQTLDEDFLRALEYGMPPTAGLGIGIDRLTMLLTGQESIRDVIFFPQMKPEK; encoded by the coding sequence ATGGATCAACACGAATATCAGCAGGAACTGAACACGCTCATGGCCCGGCGCCGCGATGAGCTCGATCAATTACGGAAAGCCGGCATCGAACCGTATCCCTACGAATACGCGCGCGATGCTTTTTCATCCGACATCCTTGCCTCTTTCAAGGATGAGGAACCGCAGCGAACCGTCACGGTTGCCGGAAGGATCATGTCGCTTCGAAGAATGGGGAAGGCGTCGTTCTGCCACATCCAGGATTCGAAAGGGAAGATTCAAATCTACTTGAAGAGGGACGACCTCGGCGCGGTCTATGATGCATTCCGATTGCTCGACATCGGGGATATCATTGGGGTCAAGGGATTTATCTTCAGGACGAAAATGGGGGAGGTCTCCGTCCATGCCGGAGAGCTGACCCTCCTGACAAAGTCGCTGCGCCCTCTTCCCGTGGTCAAAGAAAAAGTCGACGAGTCCGGGAACAAGGTGGTCTTCGACCCCTTTGCCGATAAGGAACTGCGCTACCGCCAGCGGTATGTCGACCTCGTTGTCAACCCCTCCGTCAAAGACGTGTTGACCAAACGAACGCTCATTCTTCGGACCGTGCGAAAATTTTTGGACGAACGGGGTTACCTCGAGGTGGAAACGCCCGCCCTGCAGCCGCTGTACGGCGGCGCTTCAGCCCGCCCGTTCATCACTCATCACAATGCGCTCGACATTCCGCTGTACCTCCGAATCGCAGACGAATTGTATCTGAAGCGCTTGATCGTCGGAGGATTCGACGGCGTGTACGAGATCGCGAAGGACTTCCGCAACGAAGGGATGGACCGGACGCACAATCCCGAATTTACGATGATGGAGGTGTACGTCGCCTACCGCGATTATCTGTGGATGATGGAATTGGTGGAGCAGATGATCCATTCGGTCGCCGTCGCACTGAACGGCAGTGCAAAAGTGACCCTGGGGGATCACGAGATCGACTTTACTCCGCCGTGGAAACGCCTGACGATGTTCGGCGCGATCGAAGAACAGACGGGACGAAATCTTCGGGGGAAGGACGAGCAGCAGCTTCGCTCCGCCGCGAAAGAGCTTCATGTTGACCTGGATCCGGCCGCCGGTCCAGGGAAGATCGTCGATGAAATATTCAGCGTGAAAGTGCAGCCGCATCTTATCCAGCCGACATTCATCATGGATTATCCCGTTGAAATGTCTCCGCTCGCAAAAAAACACCGCTCGGAGCCAGGATTGGTAGAACGCTTCGAAGGGATGGTGAATGGCCAGGAGATCTGCAATGCTTTCAGCGAGCTGAACGATCCGCTCGACCAGCGGGCACGGTTCGAAGAACAGGTGCGCTTGAAGGAACGGGGGGACGATGAAGCTCAAACGCTCGATGAAGATTTTCTTCGCGCTCTCGAATACGGCATGCCGCCGACCGCCGGTTTGGGAATCGGCATTGACCGCCTGACCATGCTGCTTACCGGGCAAGAATCCATCCGCGACGTGATCTTTTTCCCTCAAATGAAGCCGGAGAAATGA
- the ybeY gene encoding rRNA maturation RNase YbeY, which translates to MVEVAVAFDCHDYRISKRAIEGIVALVLAKEGISRGKISCVFVGDASIKKINTAYLGHRFSTDVITFLIETRPSLEAEIYINLKQARRQARQYRVSMKNELTRLVVHGVLHALGYDDKRTKQRKKMFEVQERYVELCPRVVSGI; encoded by the coding sequence ATGGTCGAAGTCGCCGTAGCATTCGATTGTCACGACTACCGGATTTCAAAGAGGGCGATAGAGGGGATTGTTGCTTTGGTGCTTGCGAAAGAAGGAATATCACGGGGGAAGATATCCTGCGTTTTCGTCGGCGATGCGTCGATAAAAAAGATCAACACGGCATATTTGGGGCATCGATTCAGCACGGACGTTATCACATTTCTCATTGAAACACGACCCTCCCTCGAAGCCGAAATCTATATCAACCTGAAGCAGGCCCGGCGTCAGGCGCGCCAGTACCGCGTGAGCATGAAGAACGAACTGACGCGATTAGTTGTTCACGGAGTACTGCACGCTCTGGGCTACGACGACAAAAGAACAAAACAGCGGAAAAAAATGTTTGAGGTGCAGGAGCGTTACGTTGAACTTTGCCCCCGCGTCGTGTCCGGTATTTGA
- a CDS encoding DUF3108 domain-containing protein, with protein MMRRPESPDIRRSSSLSIAQLPKNRERYKIVACLLTAGIILCILFVSVPPANAGNNGEANVDIPGPSGMLFVGEELEYEVSYSIFSLGKVKIQVVDTALRNGTTVYRAKAYMDSYSGVPFVSLHWIFYSEIDPLLFSHYFSGIDNKDTTSVPYSNYTFDYGHDRVYVERGVRPQGDSITRSSDTISTTYQDGLSLFFYARGKVHSTGGENVPTFVDEKKVNTFINFMNKTTSTEIDAIKYPVETIEFDGRADFVGIFGLTGGFSGWFSNDEAAIPIVAKMKVIIGSIRLELVKWNRPGWVPPRAAEN; from the coding sequence ATGATGCGCCGACCTGAGTCGCCTGATATCCGCCGTTCCAGTTCTTTGTCAATTGCACAGCTCCCTAAAAATCGGGAGCGATATAAGATCGTCGCCTGCTTATTGACCGCAGGTATCATACTGTGCATTCTGTTTGTTTCTGTGCCGCCCGCCAACGCCGGAAACAACGGTGAAGCCAATGTCGATATTCCCGGCCCCTCTGGGATGCTGTTCGTCGGAGAAGAATTGGAGTATGAGGTCAGCTATTCAATTTTCTCACTGGGGAAGGTGAAGATCCAGGTTGTTGACACGGCGCTGCGGAACGGAACCACGGTCTACCGGGCAAAAGCCTATATGGACTCCTATTCCGGCGTCCCTTTTGTGAGCCTTCACTGGATTTTCTACAGCGAGATCGACCCGCTTTTATTTTCTCATTACTTTTCCGGAATCGACAATAAAGACACGACCAGTGTTCCGTACTCAAACTATACGTTCGACTACGGGCATGACCGGGTCTATGTTGAAAGAGGAGTTCGGCCTCAGGGAGATTCTATCACGAGATCGTCCGATACGATAAGCACGACATACCAGGACGGATTGTCGTTGTTCTTTTATGCACGCGGAAAGGTGCATTCCACCGGCGGGGAAAATGTTCCGACATTTGTCGATGAGAAGAAAGTGAACACGTTCATCAATTTCATGAACAAGACGACCTCGACCGAAATTGATGCCATAAAGTATCCGGTCGAGACGATAGAATTTGACGGCCGGGCCGATTTTGTGGGGATCTTCGGTCTCACGGGAGGATTTTCCGGCTGGTTCAGCAACGATGAAGCGGCCATACCGATCGTGGCGAAAATGAAAGTGATCATCGGGAGCATTCGTTTGGAACTGGTCAAGTGGAACCGTCCGGGCTGGGTCCCCCCCCGCGCGGCGGAGAACTGA